The genomic segment ATATATGATAAAAGtgcaaggaaaataaaaaagaggggaggaaaaaagggggaaaaaagacaaaaagaaagAGGCTATAGAGAATTTAATTGTAatgtttatgaaactagtgAATAGGGCCAAGTAGCCTAGGGGTTCATACACTGTCAATATAAGATTATACAGAATGAACGTATGAACTGTGAAACCCCCTTGGCCTCTGATCGGATTGCGCTAATCCAGTTCTGTGAAGTCGTGGATTTGCTAGTTGCGTGAAGGGTACATGTGAAACTGACGTACAGCGAGAGTTTCCTACTGAGAAAATTCTTGGTGTGACGAACATGTTTCCTTGGTATTTCCCCTGCTGTAGATACCCAGCAGGGCTCCCTCTAGCCGAAGTAAACTTTTAGCCACTTGATTAGCCAATCTCAAAAACATTTAGCCATTTTCAGTGATCATTAGTCAGTCTGTCAGTAAGTCAGTCTAGTCGGTTATGCGGGCTGAAATATTAAAGACGCACAATTTGAATATACCCTCACTGGGATATTTATTCAACTACAGTCCTAAATGCTACTCAAAAATCACGTGTACACTTATCTTGTTGGGTATCACCAAACTTTGATAACACCCCAGTTAGCTTTGATACTACTGTCTCTATCATGATTTCAACATCCTCCTGGGAATATTTCAACTCCTCCCCAACTGCATTAGTTTTTGCAGTTTCAGATACCTTGGGTGCACAACATCTGtacatttactttttacagtttcaatAAATTTAGGGCTTAGAACTCTTCTGTCTTTTCTTGAACACCACAATTTAAAACCctcatcaaaatcaaaatctgtgAGGGGTGGTCCCTCAATTTTTATCATCATAAGATTGTTGACATTGTCAGTATGCAGTGCATTCCTCAGTGCTGTTTTTATTATGTTGTACCTTGAGAAACCACGTTCAACATTCACAGATGTTACAGGACAGGTAAGGCAAATAGTAGCTAATATACACAGGTTAGGATAGGCTTGATCATGCGTTTTTAAACCCCATTCCCAGAATTCTGTGAACTCCTGATTTCTATACTTACACATGACGTGTTTGAAAAGGGACCACTCACTGATGAGTTTTGCTTTATTTAGTGGTGGATTTACAGTATTTCCATCACCATCAGTTTTATCTGTCCCAAAAAATTCTCCCAACTTGAAATCTCAACATCACCATACTTTGCAATCTGATCAGCCTCTGTTGGTAGTTTAGATGGTACCAGAATATCAAAAGCTGAgctgatttcatcatcattttcaacaAATCTACTGGCTAGATTATCAGATAGGAAAGTCAAAAATTTCTCACTACTTTTAGCAAAATTCTCCCGCTGTTTCTTATTGGCTGGAATTGTGTGAccatgaaattcaatttcaAGCTCTGTTTCATACTCCCTAACACTGTCTAGAAACTGCTGGAAATAGCTACCATTTCTGGATTTTAACTCATCCACTGCCTTTTTACATGCAGTTATGTAATCAGACACTTCTGAAAAAGTGAGGTTGTTAGCCTGCAGAGACAGGCATGTTGTGTGCAGTACTGAAAGCACATCCTGGAGGAAAAACGACATGGCAATAAAGTCATATCTTGCTATGTTTTTCAGCAGTCCTGATACACGggcattgtttttattttgttccaCATCGTCTTTTAGGGCTGAGATTAAAGAGTCTAATGTTCTACAAATAGCTGATACACTATCATAAAAAGACAACCATCGAGTGCTAAACACTTGTTGATACTTCAACTGACTTTCACCCAGACAAGCCTGAGTAGCACTTAACTTGGTTTGATTTTTGGGTGAATAATGATAGTATTTATACAAATCATTCACTGTGGCCTGATATTTTACAAGATAAGACACACAGTCCGCGGCTTGACCACTTGCTAAAGCTAGTTTATGGGCTGCACAGTGTTGTGATAGAATGAACGGGTTGTCCTTCTTAAATCTCGTTGTCAATCCTTGCCTGCTACCGGTCATGGTACTAGCTCCATCAGTGCCCAGAGATATCAGATTTGATAGAGACAGACCCTTCTTCGATAAGATACCTTTCACTTCCAAGTGCAGCTGCTCAGATGTTGCCCTGGTTAGCATCGAGACACTCAGAAAGTGAGATTCCACCTTTCCGTCCACCACGCCGCGTATGtatatcatcaaattttgacaaacagCAATATCTGTCGATTCATCTAACTCTAGCGAATAGAATTTCGCGGCTTTCATCCTTCCAATGACGTTTCTTTCCACAATGTCAGCGATGCAATCAATAAACTCGTCAGTACTCGCACTATGCATGTATGTGACCCTGTCATCTTGACGGAGTACATCTAACGACTTGCAGCCCtataaaaataaacaagggTAAAAACTAGCACCCCTAAAGCAGacgattttgtaaaacatgaacGAAGTGCGGAACACAGATTACATACGTGAATTCATGTCACCAATCGAGACGTGTTCCAAACAAACGTTACGATCATGTTACGTCCACTCCTACAGTGGCTGCACAATTTTAATTCGTTCGGCATTTTGAGATGTAATCTTCAAGCGCAAAGTGTAGCCTACGTATATACGTAAAGACGTGCTCGCTTCCGGTAGAGCTGTGAGGTAAGGTCACTTGTTCCAACGTTGATGACATGTCCTTTTGCCAAACCATGAAGTCATAGTAAACGTACAATAAAAAAGGCTTAAATATGAACAAACCTGTACATCACAGAGCTCTGTAACAGATTTCACTTTCGTTTTGGGGAGGTCTTCTTTTGCGATGAAGTAAACATTTCGCATGGTAGCGACAACAGCGTCTTTCACTGCATTGTATGCTGTGGCAGCGGCTCGTGGCATCTCTTCATTTCTCGCACTGCTTCTTGCCGACTCAGCAAATCTGTGTTCCGCACTCCgttcatgttttacaaaatcgtCTGCTTTAGGGGTACTAGTTTTTTTCCCTGTTGTGAATACATTAGTTCTCCCAGACTTGATACACCAATCGCACATGAAAAGCTGTTTCTCAAATCGCAACCAGCTAAATCGACGGAACCATTCGGGCTTGATCTTGCGACGTACCGTTGGCGTTGCGATCTTTCTGTCACTAACTTCATCATCCCGTTGTTCGGTGTGTTCACCTTTTGATTTTTCTGGTCGGCTGTGCCCCAAAAGTCAGTCAAAGTTCGCTTCGCTGAATTTGAGGCCATAATAGTGTGTAGTACTCAATTCAAATGCTGATGAATTATCGAATGGGGCGGGATTGGGTTTACCCGGGTCTGTGTGCATGCCACAACTAAGGTCACagaaagtgtaagtacaaagaCACGTGGTGTCGGAGAGTCCCGAACTCCGAACTCTGACCCGACCGCCCTTCGGAAAACATCGGATAATGTATTTCTATTACCATGATTACCGTTCCGGGCAACTATTTGATTCTTCGGGCTCAATCGTCTTTATTCGGGCACCAAGTTCACGTGAATTGTATTCATGCGTTGCATGCATATGCGCACGATCGCGGCGGAACATTATTTTTATCGCTGCAGGCATCGATCTTGCAGTGTGAAAGGCCGATGATGCGATGTCTACAGCGGGTGTATCAGTTTTTTTTGTGATCGAAAAAAAATGCGTTTCGCCTAGGGTTTCGccaaatgataaaatttttagCCAGGTAGAATTTTTGATCGCATTTGGCGAATTGGCGAataggtagcgggagccctgccCTGCAGAATGTGCCGTCGATTTTAGAAATTCGTCTAAACAAAAGTGTTTATCAGATTACACTTGCTGCATCACTTAGATAAAGAAATAAACAGACAGGAATTAACACTGTTATGTTGAATTTGAATGAGAATTGAGGGACCTTTGTTTGGCTTTGAAATCCTCTGCCACTGTATTTAGCAAACCAAACAATACACAGCAGGGTTTGCTTGCACTTGCCTGTGAGTGTTGTTGTTGGACTGCTTGCGAGATTAGCCTAAGACCATATATAGTTTCACAGCAGAGAGATAAGTAGTTGTGACCCCTGACCCCATCATGTTGACAGACTTCCTGTTGTGATCTTGAAGCAGCTATGTCCATGTGCACTGAAAATACCAGCGATTCCTCCGTTACGTGTTTGGAAATGTGTGAGTATCGTTTGAGGTGATTTCAGTCATAACTGTAGCATTGTACGCATTGTGTAGTTTCTCATTCAGACAAGGATCTACCCTTTTTCCTCCCACTTTTGGACGTTTCCTGTCGCCCAACTTTGTTTACCTAATCTTGCAGCCACAGAGTTGAACGACCAGCCGGTCATTCACCCCTGTCATTTACATAGGCGAGTGATTGGACCAAAGATACGAAAGGCTTTGTCTGGGTGTGTGAGTCACGCATTATTGTGGAGTGGATTAGAGTGAAGTGTTTAGTTGAGTTGATTCATTCAAGAATTACATTCGAACCAGACAAGAACTGTCATCGTAGTGTTGAAAACACATCAAGCGACCATGTTGGACTTTGAATATTATTATCCAGTTTACCGTCCTCCCTCCTACCCTCCGCCGATTCCTCCCCCAAGATACTACTTTTCAGGTATGTTTCTTTTTAAAGAATCTCTTTGCTTGTCCTGTTTAAACTTTGATGAGTTCGTATTGATTTGGAATTTATGGACGGCATTTGGCGGGATCTGTGCTTGGCTTGGAGTAAACAAATGCGACATTCACTGCATGGAATGCTGTCACATGTGTGCTCCTTTGAGAATAGCATTGAATTTGCTGTCTTTCACGTGAGTTCTAAACTTGAATGGTGTAAATAGGAGTGAATTAATTAACGGATCCCAGGAGACCGTCTGTCGTGACAAGAGTGAGAGATTAAAATTCATGCAGCAATGAAAAAGGTGTGGTACACCTCTCCGCCATTATGACCATAGTATTCCATGAAACCACGCAATACCAAGGTACAGTCCCGTGTGGTTTCTATTAAGGAATGTCTATGTGGAGACAGCAATGGGAGAGTTACATAATACTGCTTGGTTTTCCAGTGAAATTaatgtgtatttttcatgaatagaGAAGATTGTCAGCGCCTGCTATAAGTATTTGTGTATCGTATTGCATGTTCTATTCAGTAGCATCTCTACACTTATAAAGTTCAATGtcatgttattgttgactgtTATGCCCTTTAGTaacttttatttcatattttgccagaattttattaaagaatgtgaaaaatgTGTCAGAGTTATTTACTGACAATAACTGATCAGCTACGATGGccacaaatttcaatttcaaaggaaTTCTATGAACTTTGACACGAGAGACTCTGCACATATATGTGATGGCAATTGTAAACTTTTATGACGCAGCAAAGGGTTATACGTACAAGTAGTGAATTGAAAACCGTATATCATTGCGTTTCAATGCTTTTTATGTCTTCCTGCCCTGTGTCCGAAACGTCTGTAGTTTATGCATGGCTGGGTAGACACCTACCGGATGAAGAATTCACAGCTTTGACATGTCGGTGTGGTGCAACCCTTTAGGGGAGGTTGAATTTTGAAGAGGGGAGACGGGGCATTTGGTAACAGAGAGGGCAATGCTGTAATCTGTCATCCatctcaaatttaaaaaaaaaaattttatcagACAAAAGCATGACAAAGATCTTGGCAAATAGGGAATATATTTTAATCACTAGCTAGGACCTGTCCCGGTTACAGTATACGCTACGCCCCCAAGTAGGTTTCGATGAGAGTGTAGTGTACACTTTAATTGATGAGTGGTCCTACACTGTCTTGTCATAACCTCAAGTGTACCGGTAGTATAATGCGTACAGTAGACATAGAACTTTTCACATAAAGTTTATGGTGTAATAAATGAGATAAAAGGAGTTGTATTACAATGAACAGGAACCCGTCATATCTCAGTACTGCCCTTTGTTTTTGTATAAGAGTTGGACTTTCCTGGAGAAAAATAGAACTGTGAAAGACCAAAGATCAAGCCGTTGATTTCTCATGATACAAACACTGAATTTGAAGTCCCTTTGGCTAAGATGATGATACAATACCGGAAGTTAGACTGCAGGCGACGGGAAATTAATCAGATGAAATTAATTACCTATTTCTGAAACTGATTTCATGTTGATTGTGTTCCTTCAAATACTGATGATTCATGATACTATATGAATTCATTTGATTGAATTCTGGCTGTAAACTGAACTCATCAGCGCTTGTCAGTATTGTGAAAAAGCATCGCGTTAACAGAGTATGGAATacaacaaattgatattaaatgtaGTGCAGTAAACTGTCAGAAAGCGGTCCACAGGAGACATCAGGCATGATAGCGAATTAATTTACAGAAGACTTTCAAAACCAACCAATTCTTCAGGGCTTTTGTGAAATATCCAAGAAACAGACAATTATACGGAATTGATCAGTTGTAGCCAGGCGTAGACTGCCCCCTATTGTAAGGATTCTCAAAATGTAGACTCTTCCATTAAAGTGATTTGCATGGACTGACTGCATATACCGAGGCAAAATATGGCACCTGTGGCAGTCCCATAGGTCTGTGAGTTTAATGgaaatttttagctactatgactatagtctatagaagctattgggatgggtatccgtccggcgtccgtcgtcagtctgtatgtatgtatgtatgtatgtatgtatgtccgtttgtgaggcgtccgtccactcaaatatcttgagaaccgcagtacttactgatttgatatttgttgtgtagatgaaaaatacgattttgagaaactatttttttaattttttgatattgttgaaaataggcaaattaatgccaaaaaaggtgtttttggtaaaaaatcttcttcttcataaccgctggtcagacagctttgttatttggtatacaggtccctaggggtaacccaacttagacttgttcaaattgtgatgaaatatgcaaatctgtatttttaaggaatttttttgtcatttttggtcaaaatttgacttacattgtatgtaattcttgtactgtataaaccctatcaattcactcagaaaaaaataattaatatgattttaaataattgaattaattaggaaatcatcaaagccaaaataattttagtgtagaattatcagaaagttcaactttttttgacagttcatagtgaaatgcttaccatcttggaggattaaaacatgtaaaggcaactttcctgaatcccaactttgacatattctgaaccgtcatttattgtgccctgtatgttatctaaaagaaattgctcaaaatagtcaatagagatagagatagagatagagatggagaaagttctaatttccatttatggttgacttggtaaggataaaataaaattactttttgaggaaaaaaatagagtggtcaattaaaagagtggtcaaagtgatagggtttttatggtaaagctgggctgtataaagattcctcatgtgctatttatagcaattatgcaatctgtgtaaacagtgcaatgaaagtgtaacatgattccttataatgcttttgatgaccttgaacttcttaagtttcaaacctttgtctcttcagtgtgctttctctgagtatgtacagtctcaacttattaaacagaactcacaatgttaatcaaagatatccaccttcttcatcaatacatgtgtcacaaaaggttattctctacataactcaacagagctctgtcaactgttgagttgcttgttctttcaaaacgctggtcagacagctttaatatttagtttacttgtccgtaggatgaccttagtgagataatttcatacagtaaggaaatacttaattttgtatccatgtctatagtagcttcagggactttggccctatgtttataattatttccCCTGGGGTTAGGCAAGGAAGAACCCGGAAAATGTCAAAGATGGATAAATTTCCTTATCACGACATGATTTAGTCACTACCATAATGACAAGAGAAATTGATATTATACAGAGGGTATTGTGTTCAGGATAAAATTATTTGGAGAAGGTAATATGTGTCGGTATCATTCAGCTTTGTCATATTTCTTTGGTTTTTTCAGTAAATTTCAAGTAACATTAATGTTATGATTATGAAGTATTTATCTGGCTAAAATTCAACTTGTATTTATGAATTATGAGTTCTACGTTTCACACCAGGGCTTTGACAAAAATCCTCAATTTATCCCTCCTGTTCATGATTTAATTATAATGGTAATGTCAATTCTATCTGGCCTGTTGATACCAGTTTTAGACGAAAGCCAAAAAAATCTATACAATTAATCaaatttctgtgaaaaaaaaaaatttgaattcagGATTGTGAATCCTTATTATACAAAAGCTACTTTGAAGACACATGATTTATCAAAATACTGAACTGTCAAGGTCACTCTGCGTTCCGGTCATCCATGTAAggtcaagttcaacatcacaaGTTCATCAGCTGCAGTTCCTGCGTGGGATTTCTAGTGAGTGACTGTAACCTTGGCCCGTATTTCAAGCTCGTTTAAGGTAGCACCTGCCTTGGGTACAGTTTTCCCGGCATTCAAATTTCTACAGTGCTTTCCCAGTGCTGGTCTTCTGCTTCTTGTGTGGCTTCATTTTGAAGCATGTGGAGTTACTGTAtccctttgagtactgtaattttcccaccaaaattttgttcaatattttatctatttttatcaatatttctgtcattttttcaagaattttggaccaacagacatcacatttcattggctacaggtttttatcaaaattttggcaaaattatgaaaaaattgactgggctATATTTTATGATAGGCAAGGAAAATTGATTTGGCATTCAAAGTGTTCATGTAGTTTCCACTGTCGTGTTCTGATGAATTCAGATTTGAATTGATCCCTCAGAGTTAAGTCCAGATGcagcaaccattttgaatttcagatgtcAGTACCGGTAAATTACtatttaatttgtttctctaattccTTATTATTTCAAATGTACGGGGTTCAATAAATGTTTTCTGTCGTCGTGGCCATGCCCTAAAACTGTAcgtaaaattgtaattttaatacaggacaaaagaatgaaaatcaattgTGCAAATTTGTTGAAGAGTATTGGCTAATACACAGAACTGAACTATTTGATTTTTGCCAAGAAATGTTGTTATGAGTGGTACTAGTGAGAAAACAGTGTGTGATGGTTGCCTATTTAAGGAGATTGATAAGTCAATTCCCAGTATAAAATGCAGTGGACACAATCAGATAGTGTTTAGTATGTACCGTGTGTACGTCTGCACTCAGGGCATTG from the Ptychodera flava strain L36383 chromosome 2, AS_Pfla_20210202, whole genome shotgun sequence genome contains:
- the LOC139117412 gene encoding SCAN domain-containing protein 3-like, whose product is MCDWCIKSGRTNVFTTGKKTSTPKADDFVKHERSAEHRFAESARSSARNEEMPRAAATAYNAVKDAVVATMRNVYFIAKEDLPKTKVKSVTELCDVQGCKSLDVLRQDDRVTYMHSASTDEFIDCIADIVERNVIGRMKAAKFYSLELDESTDIAVCQNLMIYIRGVVDGKVESHFLSVSMLTRATSEQLHLEVKGILSKKGLSLSNLISLGTDGASTMTGSRQGLTTRFKKDNPFILSQHCAAHKLALASGQAADCVSYLVKYQATVNDLYKYYHYSPKNQTKLSATQACLGESQLKYQQVFSTRWLSFYDSVSAICRTLDSLISALKDDVEQNKNNARVSGLLKNIARYDFIAMSFFLQDVLSVLHTTCLSLQANNLTFSEVSDYITACKKAVDELKSRNGSYFQQFLDSVREYETELEIEFHGHTIPANKKQRENFAKSSEKFLTFLSDNLASRFVENDDEISSAFDILVPSKLPTEADQIAKYGDVEISSWENFLGQIKLMVMEIL